The segment ACATGCGGTTTGTCGATGTCGCGATCAGCGATTTGTACCACGGCCAACCGATCGACGTATTCGGAAATCCGGTCGTAAGCTTCTGCGAGATGGCCGACGTGATACAGGTCGATCGCCAAACCAACGTGTTCCGGATCAAACGCCGAAACAATATCCAAGTACTCGGAAAACCGACGATAGAAAGTCCACGGACTGGCCGGTTGATAGGGCATTGGCTCAAGCGCGATCCGTGTGCCAAAATCGGCTGCGGCCTGAGCAAGATTGTCGATTGCCGAACAGAAAATTCTTCTGGCGTGCCGATCAGTGTGCCCGTTTTGTGCTCCAGGATGAACAATCAGGCAATCCGCACCAACCTGAGCAGCCAGTTGCACGGCGCCAATTCCGTCGTCAACGGCATCTACGAACTTGCGCCCGTCCGCGCCGGTAAATCCACCGGCCCAATGAACGCTGGAGACTTTCATCTTCATTTCGAAGAGCAAATCGACCGCTTCGTCGCGATCAAAGTCATCCATCTTGGTCCGCCAGATCCCAATCTGGTTGATCCCTTCTGATGCGTATCGAACTA is part of the Mariniblastus fucicola genome and harbors:
- a CDS encoding sugar phosphate isomerase/epimerase family protein, which translates into the protein MLERLSVSEFTTHRWSFCQDVVRYASEGINQIGIWRTKMDDFDRDEAVDLLFEMKMKVSSVHWAGGFTGADGRKFVDAVDDGIGAVQLAAQVGADCLIVHPGAQNGHTDRHARRIFCSAIDNLAQAAADFGTRIALEPMPYQPASPWTFYRRFSEYLDIVSAFDPEHVGLAIDLYHVGHLAEAYDRISEYVDRLAVVQIADRDIDKPHVSRSKGRIVENRRIPGDGGLQIDRWIDKLNRHGYRGAYELEVHGKGFSQNNYQSTLENSLLYLCSPRRSFNMNRKISDAERKRRDRRRKNEQKQKELNMQSRW